In the Acetobacterium sp. KB-1 genome, TCCCGGTCTCTTTCCAGAATCAGGACATTTTCTGCTCCATCATTTTTAGCTTCAACGGCAGCGGCCAAACCAGCGGGTCCACCACCTAAAATAACAACATCATATATCATGATTACGCCTCCTCCTGAACGGATTTCGTTTGACCTGAGAGAATGAAGGTCGAATCCTGTTGATCGTACATAATTTCATCTAATGGAACATTGAGTTCGCGGGAAAGAATTTCCACAACCCGGGGAGAACAGAAACCACCCTGACAGCGTCCCATACCGGCACGACAGCGTTTTTTAACTGATTTAACGGTACGGGCACCAGCACTGCGGTGAATAACATCGATGATTTCACCTTCAGTGATGGTTTCACATCGACAGATAACTTTGCCGTATTTTGGATCTTCATTAATAATTGCAACTTTTTCTTCCTCGGTCATTTCGTCAAAACGCAGATGCTTTCGGACCTTAGGATTATAGTCGTGATTTTCTTCGATATCTGGGATCATTGGTTTCACAATTTCTTCGACCACAAAGTGAGCAACCGCAGGAATTGAGGTGAGTCCAGGCGATTCATAGCCAGCCACGTTGATAAATCCTTTTACGGGCGATTCTTCAATAATGAAATCACCATCAGTCGTTGTAAAGGTATCCTTTACAGGAGTGTTTCGAAGTCCGGCATAGGACCTAATAATCTTGTTAAATGGTAGCGAAGGACAGTTTTTAAGGGCATTTTCTTTAATATAGTCGAGGCGTTCAGTGGTGGTCGAAATATCGCCTTTGTGCACGGGTTCAGCATCCGGTCCAATTAACAGATTGCCGTGAGCGGTCGGTGCCACTAAAATACCTTTGCCCTTTTTTGAAGGACATGGGAAGATGACACTATTAACCAGATAACCGGCTTCTTTATCAAAGATAAAATAATTTCCCTTACGAGCAAGCAGTTTAAAGTAGGGTTTGCCAACCATTTCATAGATATCATCAGCAAATAAGCCGGCAGCATTAATGACATACTTAGCTTCCACATTTCCGGAATTGGTAATAATTTCGAAGTGGTCATTGTGGTTTATGATATCACTGACCAGATGATTAAGCTTTAGGGTAACACCGTTGTCGACAGCGTTTTCAGCCGCGTGAATACAGAGTTCAAAGGGGGACACAATCCCTGCTGTCGGAGCATAAAGAGCACCGCAAATATCGTCATGGATATGGGGCTCCATGGCGTGGACTTCATCTTTAAATAAGATCTGAAGTCCAGGAACTCCGTTTTTTAAACCGTTTTGATAAAGTTCGTGCAGGGTTGCCATTTCGTACTCGTT is a window encoding:
- a CDS encoding NAD(P)/FAD-dependent oxidoreductase; translated protein: MYDIAIIGAGIAGSYIARELTRYKLDIVLLDGENDVGNQITMANSAIVHAGFDAPAHKLKGKFNAAGNLMYDQVCEDLDVPFKRCGSMVVAHNEYEMATLHELYQNGLKNGVPGLQILFKDEVHAMEPHIHDDICGALYAPTAGIVSPFELCIHAAENAVDNGVTLKLNHLVSDIINHNDHFEIITNSGNVEAKYVINAAGLFADDIYEMVGKPYFKLLARKGNYFIFDKEAGYLVNSVIFPCPSKKGKGILVAPTAHGNLLIGPDAEPVHKGDISTTTERLDYIKENALKNCPSLPFNKIIRSYAGLRNTPVKDTFTTTDGDFIIEESPVKGFINVAGYESPGLTSIPAVAHFVVEEIVKPMIPDIEENHDYNPKVRKHLRFDEMTEEEKVAIINEDPKYGKVICRCETITEGEIIDVIHRSAGARTVKSVKKRCRAGMGRCQGGFCSPRVVEILSRELNVPLDEIMYDQQDSTFILSGQTKSVQEEA